From a single Syngnathus scovelli strain Florida chromosome 2, RoL_Ssco_1.2, whole genome shotgun sequence genomic region:
- the iqcb1 gene encoding IQ calmodulin-binding motif-containing protein 1: MERTEEAVMHLKRQVEDSSLSSADRIHLLNDTLKRFLDTATAQKDSNARTRITSLLYQSGILSHCVTLLTLGPQRLQSVWGAAVTLASLTSSCCVGVEPGELPETFHRLFLPSVIDGVLSLASHLAMRAECVFLFRNVMDSVSWLLRAHAQLTAQVLGSTHYELIQGCDEVTVSLLCIHMWINICTASSDFLSSLSDDAIRLLLNEAVCQLAVTSDGALGGASVRLILHMAKQLPLQPFLFNFKGLDSLLDKDWRGRGFDKEVDQLIAFIQSQEKNALADRVRAACVIQAAWKSYVTRRRIKSLGRVVSMLQRRFRARRRQKQQHREEQRLQEELNYQICLQRLQGRTKFHQKQRELLQLLPPDQVQPYLLECEVRAAVLIQSAWRGFLARRRIDSQRPALKLARTQQDAARTLQRAVRRFLQERRAAKVLASGPCWIGQKGLTDSKRAVLKRQVEEYIRLHPSSGVSRQQCEQLHVDVQWRLQALLQQAVRQQRQEQKMDSLLAHTHTQLDLLKDAPPLSAVTATDIKSFLSPSGTIATRARDAHNARLQANRLPWWRTLGEKTAGFKPEEEIELGLGGVDSS, translated from the exons ATGGAGCGGACTGAGGAGGCAGTAATGCATCTAAAGCGACAAGTGGAGGACTCAAGTCTGAGTTCTGCTGACAGAATCCACCTGCTGAATGATACTTTAAAGC GGTTTCTGGACACGGCGACGGCCCAGAAGGATAGCAATGCACGGACCAGAATCACGTCTCTTTTGTATCAGAGTGGTATCCTGAGCCACTGTGTCACCCTGCTCACTCTGGGTCCCCAAAGGCTGCAAAGCGTCTGGGGAGCTGCCGTCACGCTGGCCTCCCTTACAAG TTCCTGTTGCGTTGGGGTGGAGCCTGGTGAATTGCCTGAGACTTTTCATAGGCTATTCCTACCATCAGTCATAGATGGCGTCCTGTCTTTGGCTAGTCATCTTGCGATGCGAGCAGAG TGTGTTTTTCTCTTCAGGAATGTGATGGATTCTGTCAGCTGGCTTCTGAGAGCGCATGCACAGCTCACCGCGCAAG TTCTTGGTTCTACCCACTACGAACTCATCCAGGGCTGCGATGAGGTCACTGTGTCACTGCTCTGTATCCACATGTGGATTAATATATGTACGGCAAGCAG TGACTTCTTGTCTAGTTTAAGCGACGACGCCATTCGGCTGCTACTCAATGAGGCTGTTTGCCAATTAGCTGTGACCTCTGATGGGGCGCTGGGCGGAGCATCTGTCAGACTCATCCTCCACATGGCCAAGCAACTGCCGCTTCAGCCCTTCCTCTTCAACTTCAAAG GTTTAGACAGCCTATTAGACAAAGACTGGCGAGGACGGGGCTTTGACAAGGAAGTTGATCAGCTGATCGCATTTATCCAGTCCCAGGAAAAAAAT GCTTTGGCTGACCGTGTGAGAGCGGCGTGTGTGATTCAGGCAGCCTGGAAATCATATGTGACCAGACGTCGAATCAAGAGTCTTGGCAGAGTGGTTTCTATGCTGCAGCGTCGCTTCAG ggCTCGCCGacggcaaaaacaacaacacagagaGGAACAGCGGTTGCAAGAGGAGTTGAATTATCAG ATCTGTTTGCAACGGCTACAGGGAAGGACAAAGTTCCACCAAAAACAGAGAGAACTGCTTCAGCTTCTACCGCCTG ACCAGGTGCAGCCGTACCTGCTAGAATGCGAGGTCCGTGCAGCCGTGTTGATTCAGAGCGCCTGGCGAGGCTTTCTAGCCAGACGACGCATTGACTCGCAGCGACCTGCACTGAAGCTCGCACGCACACAGCAGGATGCCGCCAGAACCCTACAGAGAGCT GTGCGTCGCTTTCTCCAAGAGCGTCGGGCAGCCAAAGTCTTGGCCTCCGGACCTTGCTGGATTGGCCAGAAGGGTTTGACCGATAGCAAGAGGGCAGTGTTGAAGAGACAGGTGGAGGAATATATCCGTCTCCATCCC TCAAGCGGCGTGAGTCGTCAGCAATGTGAACAGCTCCACGTCGATGTGCAGTGGCGGCTACAGGCACTGCTGCAACAGGCGGTGCGACAACAGAGGCAGGAGCAGAAAATGGACTCCCTGTtggctcacactcacactcagctGGATCTCCTCAaag ATGCCCCACCACTCTCTGCTGTCACGGCGACCGATATCAAGTCTTTTCTGAGCCCTTCCGGTACCATCGCCACTCGTGCCCGTGACGCCCACAATGCCAGGCTACAGGCCAACAGGCTACCCTGGTGGCGGACGCTGGGGGAGAAGACTGCCGGATTTAAACCAGAGGAGGAGATTGAGCTTGGCCTTGGGGGAGTGGACAGCAGCTGA
- the LOC125988086 gene encoding pro-opiomelanocortin translates to MWPCVCVCICVYVPLGDNIKGGLIQEDTRTQHQHQRTKTKTNERRMCPTWLLATVVLLGVARGAASQCWEHASCQELDSKSLMDCLQLCHADLSDLNANPRPVQPPPIPESDPSPPAKRSYSMEHFRWGKPVGRKRRPIKVYTPNGVEEESSEGFPGEMRRELKNEPPVVSEEEGVMEEDGVQKKDDSYKMKHFRWSSPPASKRYGGFMKDWVQAEQRPLVTFLKNVINKDGQMQK, encoded by the exons ATGtggccgtgcgtgtgtgtgtgtatttgtgtgtacgTTCCGTTAGGTGACAATATAAAAGGTGGGCTGATCCAAGAGGATACAAGAACCCAGCATCAGCATCAGAGAACCAAGACCAAGACGAACGAGAG GAGGATGTGTCCTACATGGCTGTTAGCGACGGTGGTGCTTCTGGGTGTGGCTAGAGGAGCCGCCAGTCAGTGTTGGGAGCATGCATCCTGTCAGGAGCTGGACTCAAAAAGCCTGATG GATTGTCTGCAGCTCTGTCACGCCGACCTCAGTGACTTGAACGCCAACCCGCGACCAGTTCAGCCTCCCCCCATTCCAGAGTCTGACCCCTCCCCCCCTGCCAAGCGCTCTTACTCCATGGAGCATTTCCGCTGGGGGAAGCCAGTAGGCCGAAAACGCCGTCCCATTAAAGTATACACGCCCAACGGCGTGGAAGAAGAGTCCAGTGAGGGTTTCCCCGGGGAGATGAGGCGTGAATTAAAGAATGAGCCGCCGGTAGTTTCAGAGGAAGAGGGGGTGATGGAGGAGGACGGAGTCCAGAAGAAAGACGATTCCTACAAGATGAAGCACTTTCGCTGGAGCAGCCCGCCCGCCAGTAAACGCTACGGCGGCTTCATGAAAGATTGGGTTCAGGCCGAGCAGAGACCACTGGTCACGTTCCTCAAGAACGTCATCAACAAAGATGGACAGATGCAGAAGTAG
- the ftcd gene encoding formimidoyltransferase-cyclodeaminase: MAAALVECVPNFSEGKNQEVIDAISAAISSTPGCTLLDVDPGVSTNRTVYTFVGSPEAVVEGALNAARQAFNLIDMTRHSGEHPRMGALDVCPFIPVQNVSMEDCVRCANIFGQKLADMLHVPVFLYGEAARSEARRTLPSVRAGEYEALADKLKQKEWAPDFGPATFVASWGATVTGARKFLIAYNVNVIGTKEQAHRIALDIREQGRGKDQPGLLKKVQAIGWYLDESNIAQVSTNILDFELTPLHCVYEEICKDAEDLKLPIVGSQIVGLIPLKALLDAADFYIARDKLFIVEEEHKVRLVISKLGLDSLGPFKAKERIIEYMVTSQDQGRLASLSLQQFVRSVGARTAAPGGGSVSAAVAALGAALAAMVGQMTYGKRQFEAVDGVMRRLIPPFHHAMNELLDMVDSDSSAFNSYYMAALKMPKNSKEEVKRREVALQEGLKQAVSVPLALAEKVSTLWPSLKELVLYGNISCKSDIQVAVKALETAVFGAYYNVIINLQDITDDNFKMETQSRVSALLEEAKNFAFTILEAADKRA, from the exons ATGGCAGCTGCGCTGGTTGAATGTGTCCCCAACTTCTCAGAAGGCAAAAATCAAGAG GTCATTGACGCCATCTCAGCGGCCATTAGCAGCACACCCGGATGTACCCTGCTGGATGTTGACCCCGGCGTCTCCACCAACCGGACCGTCTACACGTTTGTGGgctctcctgaagctgttgtggAAGGGGCGCTCAATGCTGCCCGTCAGGCTTTCAATCTCATTGACATGACTCGCCACTCAG GTGAACACCCTCGAATGGGAGCGCTGGACGTCTGTCCTTTCATTCCTGTCCAGAACGTCAGTATGGAAGACTGCGTCCGCTGCGCCAACATCTTTGGACAGAAACTGGCGGACATGTTGCATGTGCCAG tgtttctTTACGGCGAAGCAGCGCGAAGCGAGGCACGGAGGACTCTTCCGTCTGTGAGAGCCGGCGAGTATGAAGCTTTAGCAGACAAG ctgaagcagAAGGAGTGGGCTCCAGACTTTGGACCCGCCACCTTTGTGGCATCATGGGGTGCCACGGTGACAGGCGCACGGAAGTTCCTCATCGCCTACAATGTAAACGTGATTGGCACCAAGGAGCAGGCGCATCGCATCGCACTGGACATAAGAGAGCAGGGCAGAGGAAAAGACCAG CCAGGGTTGCTGAAAAAGGTTCAAGCCATTGGCTGGTACTTGGATGAGTCCAATATCGCTCAGGTGTCCACCAACATCCTGGATTTTGAGCTAACGCCTCTCCACTGTGTTTATGAGGAGATCTGCAAGGATGCAGAG GATCTAAAGCTGCCCATCGTGGGCTCCCAGATTGTTGGTTTGATTCCTCTCAAAGCTCTCCTGGATGCTGCAGACTTCTACATTGCTAGGGACAAACTCTTCATCGTTGAAGAAGAGCATAAAGTGCGACTG GTGATCAGCAAGCTGGGCCTCGACTCACTGGGTCCGTTCAAAGCAAAGGAGCGGATAATTGA GTACATGGTGACGTCGCAGGACCAAGGCCGCCTGGCGTCTCTTTCCCTGCAGCAGTTTGTTCGCAGCGTTGGCGCTCGGACGGCTGCTCCTGGCGGAGGCTCAGTCTCCGCCGCCGTGGCTGCTCTG GGAGCGGCGCTCGCCGCCATGGTGGGCCAAATGACATACGGAAAGAGGCAGTTTGAAGCTGTGGACGGTGTGATGAGAAGACTGATACCTCCGTTTCATCACGCTATGAATGAGCTGCTGGACATGGTTGACAGTGACTCATCTGCCTTCAACAGCTACTACATG GCAGCGCTCAAGATGCCCAAAAATTCTAAGGAGGAAGTAAAAAG GCGAGAGGTGGCCTTGCAGGAGGGCCTGAAGCAAGCAGTGAGTGTTCCGTTGGCGCTGGCTGAGAAGGTTAGCACCCTCTGGCCATCACTTAAAGAACTCGTCTTGTACGGGAACATCAGCTGCAAATCAGATATTCAG GTTGCAGTAAAAGCGCTGGAGACGGCAGTTTTCGGGGCTTACTACAACGTCATCATCAACCTTCAAGACATTACTGATGACAATTTCAAGATGGAG ACTCAGTCCAGAGTGTCAGCATTATTAGAGGAGGCAAAAAATTTTGCCTTCACCATCCTTGAAGCTGCCGACAAGCGAGCATGA
- the LOC125988085 gene encoding sentrin-specific protease 7 isoform X1 gives MKPGRGWSHGSLYRQSAHGKLSFKDTVRKLMGLESLPSETSLTTRTAAGGSYSQSPASTEAPCPSVNLHRWRPKRASDRYPQRVLASECLAPQKSENISERFCSPPKRISLEAHDSLAELRRFPHDGRLSSSSPCYKTLQGADMQKATSATNEESSSLETPPHAHRIVNRRFGRSKSNEEPGQKDRDIWMAFRQKKQTNRVAGLHSRRKKQTRSETIVLSSEDDEPDEGDENKPIDQTAQIPHQTPGVDPQQPPFLELEFLSLHTGLMRTDAKGKMMITSSGIILPLKGEDEGEVTVVASQLRGYGLWDGAVALGGTLLDDLVGTAPLLLFLWVTDAQASALHRELTIIHSTRASGPPCALLLLVMTKQFSECQAALLASMLEMTEFRNGRSSSSVGLTSPLKWTDGLRLIQNCPAPLDEQLLHLLGQSPMSSNHLRRSSRNQTSALQLASRLIQYPPAPSKGRITVTKEDLACLESGQFLNDVIIDFYLKFLLVEGGARAMAERSHIFSSFFFKHLSRRQNSSDGSAAVLDQYIRHRRVKTWTRHVDIFSKDFLFVPINEEAHWYLAVICFPGQDGSRYEHRTSGTRSHSLRSEQPPACTEQGCTRKITLTQPCILVMDSLNVGQHENACKLLRDYLQVEWEERKGLRRVFTADSMHSYRCSVPQQDNTSDCGLYLLQYVESFFQNPVVHFDPPVALGRWFPRRLVRQKREAIRHLIMSLHESQSQPEKI, from the exons ATG AAACCTGGACGCGGGTGGAGTCATGGCAGCCTCTATCGTCAAAG CGCCCATGGAAAGCTGTCTTTTAAAGACACTGTCAGAAAGCTGATGGGATTGGAAAGCCTGCCCAGCGAAACATCCTTGACCACTCGCACAGCAGCAGGGGGCAGTTACAGCCAGTCGCCGGCGTCAACAGAAGCTCCATGTCCTTCAGTTAATTTGCACAG ATGGCGCCCAAAGCGCGCCTCAGACAGATATCCACAGCGTGTCTTGGCCTCAGAGTGTCTTGCTCCGCAGAAGAGTGAAAATATAAGCGAGA GATTTTGTTCACCGCCTAAACGCATATCTTTGGAGGCGCATGACTCCCTGGCTGAGCTGAGAAGATTTCCACATGATGGGAGGTTGAGTTCCTCCTCCCCATGTTACAAAACATTACAGGGAGCTGATATGCAGAAG GCTACTTCAGCTACAAATGAAGAGTCTTCCTCACTGGAGACACCACCTCATGCCCATCGAATCGTCAACAGGAGGTTCGGCAGAAGCAAGTCAAATGAGGAGCCGGGGCAGAAAGACAGAGATATTTGGATGGCCTTCAGACAGAAGAAGCAAACAAACAGAGTGGCTGGGCTTCATTCTCGGAGAAAGAAACAGACCCGATCAGAAACAA TTGTTTTATCCAGTGAGGACGACGAACCAGATGAAGGTGATGAGAACAAACCGATTGACCAGACAGCTCAAATACCTCACCAGACACCAGGAGTAGACCCACAGCAGCCACCCTTCCTAGAGCTGGAGTTTTTGTCCCTTCACACCGGCTTAATGCGTACTGATGCCAAAGGAAAAATGATG ATTACATCGAGTGGAATCATCCTCCCGCTTAAAG GAGAGGATGAAGGCGAGGTCACTGTGGTTGCATCACAATTGAGAGGCTATGGTTTATGGGATGGCGCTGTAGCTTTGGGTGGGACTCTGCTAGATGATCTCGTCGGGACTGCTCCATTGCTGCTTTTCCTGTGGGTGACGGATGCTCAGGCCAGTGCGCTACACAGGGAGTTGACCATCATCCACAGCACTCGTGCCTCAG GACCACCGTGCGCCCTTCTTTTACTGGTGATGACAAAGCAGTTTTCTGAGTGCCAGGCGGCACTGCTGGCATCTATGTTGGAGATGACAGAATTCAGGAATGGTCGCTCCTCTTCATCTGTGGGCCTGACCTCCCCCCTGAAGTGGACTGACGGGCTACGACTCATCCAAAATTGTCCCGCGCCTCTGGATGAGCAGCTCCTTCATCTGCTGGGTCAGTCACCG ATGTCCTCTAACCATTTGAGAAGAAGCTCCAGAAATCAGACCTCTGCTCTGCAGTTGGCAAGCAG GTTGATTCAGTATCCGCCGGCTCCCTCCAAAGGCCGGATCACAGTGACAAAGGAGGATTTGGCTTGTCTGGAAAGTGGCCAGTTCCTCAATGATGTCATCATAGACTTCTACCTCAA ATTCCTCCTCGTGGAGGGTGGGGCCCGCGCCATGGCTGAACGAAGTCACATTTTCAGCagcttttttttcaaacacctAAGCAGACGACAAAACTCCAGCGATGGTTCTGCTGCGGTCTT AGATCAGTATATACGGCACCGGAGGGTGAAGACGTGGACTCGCCATGTTGACATTTTCAGCAAAGACTTCCTGTTTGTACCCATCAATGAGGA AGCTCACTGGTACCTAGCGGTGATTTGTTTCCCGGGTCAGGATGGCAGCCGTTATGAGCATCGTACAA GTGGAACCAGGAGCCACAGTTTGAGATCAGAGCAACCGCCG gcATGTACAGAGCAAGGATGCACGAGGAAGATTACGTTGACGCA gccttGCATCCTGGTCATGGACTCTCTGAATGTGGGGCAGCATGAAAACGCTTGCAAGCTTCTACGAGA CTACCTGCAGGTGGAGTGGGAAGAGCGTAAGGGGCTGCGTCGCGTCTTCACCGCCGacagcatgcacagctacaggtgcaGTGTTCCGCAGCAGGACAACACCAGTGACTGTGGTTTGTACCTGCTGCAGTATGTGGAGAGCTTCTTTCAG AACCCTGTGGTGCACTTTGACCCACCTGTGGCTTTGGGCCGCTGGTTTCCGAGACGACTGGTGCGACAGAAACGCGAGGCAATCCGGCATTTGATTATGAGCCTTCACGAGAGTCAGTCACAACCTGAAAAGATTTGA
- the LOC125988085 gene encoding sentrin-specific protease 7 isoform X2 → MQKATSATNEESSSLETPPHAHRIVNRRFGRSKSNEEPGQKDRDIWMAFRQKKQTNRVAGLHSRRKKQTRSETIVLSSEDDEPDEGDENKPIDQTAQIPHQTPGVDPQQPPFLELEFLSLHTGLMRTDAKGKMMITSSGIILPLKGEDEGEVTVVASQLRGYGLWDGAVALGGTLLDDLVGTAPLLLFLWVTDAQASALHRELTIIHSTRASGPPCALLLLVMTKQFSECQAALLASMLEMTEFRNGRSSSSVGLTSPLKWTDGLRLIQNCPAPLDEQLLHLLGQSPMSSNHLRRSSRNQTSALQLASRLIQYPPAPSKGRITVTKEDLACLESGQFLNDVIIDFYLKFLLVEGGARAMAERSHIFSSFFFKHLSRRQNSSDGSAAVLDQYIRHRRVKTWTRHVDIFSKDFLFVPINEEAHWYLAVICFPGQDGSRYEHRTSGTRSHSLRSEQPPACTEQGCTRKITLTQPCILVMDSLNVGQHENACKLLRDYLQVEWEERKGLRRVFTADSMHSYRCSVPQQDNTSDCGLYLLQYVESFFQNPVVHFDPPVALGRWFPRRLVRQKREAIRHLIMSLHESQSQPEKI, encoded by the exons ATGCAGAAG GCTACTTCAGCTACAAATGAAGAGTCTTCCTCACTGGAGACACCACCTCATGCCCATCGAATCGTCAACAGGAGGTTCGGCAGAAGCAAGTCAAATGAGGAGCCGGGGCAGAAAGACAGAGATATTTGGATGGCCTTCAGACAGAAGAAGCAAACAAACAGAGTGGCTGGGCTTCATTCTCGGAGAAAGAAACAGACCCGATCAGAAACAA TTGTTTTATCCAGTGAGGACGACGAACCAGATGAAGGTGATGAGAACAAACCGATTGACCAGACAGCTCAAATACCTCACCAGACACCAGGAGTAGACCCACAGCAGCCACCCTTCCTAGAGCTGGAGTTTTTGTCCCTTCACACCGGCTTAATGCGTACTGATGCCAAAGGAAAAATGATG ATTACATCGAGTGGAATCATCCTCCCGCTTAAAG GAGAGGATGAAGGCGAGGTCACTGTGGTTGCATCACAATTGAGAGGCTATGGTTTATGGGATGGCGCTGTAGCTTTGGGTGGGACTCTGCTAGATGATCTCGTCGGGACTGCTCCATTGCTGCTTTTCCTGTGGGTGACGGATGCTCAGGCCAGTGCGCTACACAGGGAGTTGACCATCATCCACAGCACTCGTGCCTCAG GACCACCGTGCGCCCTTCTTTTACTGGTGATGACAAAGCAGTTTTCTGAGTGCCAGGCGGCACTGCTGGCATCTATGTTGGAGATGACAGAATTCAGGAATGGTCGCTCCTCTTCATCTGTGGGCCTGACCTCCCCCCTGAAGTGGACTGACGGGCTACGACTCATCCAAAATTGTCCCGCGCCTCTGGATGAGCAGCTCCTTCATCTGCTGGGTCAGTCACCG ATGTCCTCTAACCATTTGAGAAGAAGCTCCAGAAATCAGACCTCTGCTCTGCAGTTGGCAAGCAG GTTGATTCAGTATCCGCCGGCTCCCTCCAAAGGCCGGATCACAGTGACAAAGGAGGATTTGGCTTGTCTGGAAAGTGGCCAGTTCCTCAATGATGTCATCATAGACTTCTACCTCAA ATTCCTCCTCGTGGAGGGTGGGGCCCGCGCCATGGCTGAACGAAGTCACATTTTCAGCagcttttttttcaaacacctAAGCAGACGACAAAACTCCAGCGATGGTTCTGCTGCGGTCTT AGATCAGTATATACGGCACCGGAGGGTGAAGACGTGGACTCGCCATGTTGACATTTTCAGCAAAGACTTCCTGTTTGTACCCATCAATGAGGA AGCTCACTGGTACCTAGCGGTGATTTGTTTCCCGGGTCAGGATGGCAGCCGTTATGAGCATCGTACAA GTGGAACCAGGAGCCACAGTTTGAGATCAGAGCAACCGCCG gcATGTACAGAGCAAGGATGCACGAGGAAGATTACGTTGACGCA gccttGCATCCTGGTCATGGACTCTCTGAATGTGGGGCAGCATGAAAACGCTTGCAAGCTTCTACGAGA CTACCTGCAGGTGGAGTGGGAAGAGCGTAAGGGGCTGCGTCGCGTCTTCACCGCCGacagcatgcacagctacaggtgcaGTGTTCCGCAGCAGGACAACACCAGTGACTGTGGTTTGTACCTGCTGCAGTATGTGGAGAGCTTCTTTCAG AACCCTGTGGTGCACTTTGACCCACCTGTGGCTTTGGGCCGCTGGTTTCCGAGACGACTGGTGCGACAGAAACGCGAGGCAATCCGGCATTTGATTATGAGCCTTCACGAGAGTCAGTCACAACCTGAAAAGATTTGA